Proteins encoded together in one Bos indicus isolate NIAB-ARS_2022 breed Sahiwal x Tharparkar chromosome 3, NIAB-ARS_B.indTharparkar_mat_pri_1.0, whole genome shotgun sequence window:
- the DNTTIP2 gene encoding deoxynucleotidyltransferase terminal-interacting protein 2, whose product MVVTRSARPQAGNEATSVESLRQKNSAVTRLHVHPKGRKGSSPDNPNTTESQTTPERSPAPKTRKSGTTGSLPEMNKPATDGEISEAESDCSSVPEVQDPVFRVTRRRQILVAGTPVSSVRKRLKITRVSESYTEEVVSEADSHVSGISRIMPPTEITTRRSKAKSQREPKQESHVEVISDAESSCSDISFSGIATRRTTRSMQRKLQAQTEENNTKIVLENEKEIIHTPVNLEDSVNRRTSRLLARSLSQINKPNFSNNEIYNDPDDSFFGISGKKLAVKKTRNFTIREEKQDSISPLKEITKQNCKSLDEEAKKIIDGGKEGNEKNSQLNLSEFQDTGLQQLVSQRHSTPESDKTTSESSTLNHEAVMKSLAQTFAVVEMDRWNEERKNAIKTSDCSEPGDGSYSDSDEECTVIGVSEDMSKEKEVDSESDTKPSNLEFNTTQDKDDSVLLVLSSDESQQSEHSENEEDTVCFVENNGNKESLNGDSENLSHDNALFVIDTTPGLSADKNFYLDEEDKAGEVATEEEEEEEEEESEEELSDHDRNKDNEFSDEDNLLSNTKSKLLKLMSSSIDTGLNIKELGGLYINFNADKVQLNKRTLTQMKEKRKDELLQKTVITPEFEKNYCVPPYSESKYKLQKKRRQERQKTAGDGWFGMKAPELTDELKNDLKALKMRASMDPKRFYKKNDRDGFPKYFQIGTIVDNPADFYHSRVPKKQRKRTIVEELLADSEFRRYNRRKYSEIMAEKAANAAGKKFRKKKKFRN is encoded by the exons ATGGTGGTTACTAGGTCTGCGCGGCCTCAGGCCGGGAACGAAGCCACGTCAGTTGAAAGCTTGCGGCAGAAG AATTCTGCTGTCACAAGACTTCACGTGCACCCAAAAGGCAGGAAGGGGTCTTCACCTGATAACCCAAATACTACTGAATCACAGACCACTCCGGAACGAAGTCCAGCTCCTAAAACCAGGAAGAGTGGAACTACAGGCTCATTACCAGAAATGAACAAACCTGCGACGGATGGCGAGATCTCTGAAGCAGAGTCAGATTGTTCTTCTGTGCCTGAGGTCCAGGATCCTGTGTTCAGAGTAACTAGGAGAAGACAGATCTTAGTTGCAGGCACCCCAGTTTCTAGTGTAAGGAAAAGGCTGAAAATAACTCGGGTAAGTGAGTCTTATACTGAAGAAGTCGTCTCTGAAGCAGACTCACATGTTTCAGGTATTTCTAGAATTATGCCTCCCACAGAAATAACAACCAGAAGAAGTAAGGCTAAATCCCAAAGAGAGCCAAAGCAAGAATCCCATGTGGAAGTTATTTCTGATGCTGAGTCATCATGCTCAGACATTTCATTTTCTGGAATTGCAACTAGGAGAACAACAAGGAGTATGCAAAGGAAATTACAGGCACAAACTGAGGAGAATAATACTAAGATTGTACtggaaaatgagaaggaaatcataCATACACCTGTGAATTTAGAGGATTCAGTTAACAGACGAACTTCTCGTTTACTAGCAAGATCACTTTCTCAGATAAATAAGccaaatttctctaataatgaaattTATAATGACCCTGATGATTCCTTCTttggaatttcaggaaaaaaactaGCAGTGAAAAAAACCCGAAATTTTACCATAAGAGAGGAAAAGCAGGACAGTATTTCACCTCTCAAAGAAATAACAAAGCAGAATTGTAAAAGTTTAGATGaagaagccaaaaaaataatagatgggggaaaagaagGTAATGAGAAGAACTCTCAGTTGAATCTTTCTGAATTTCAGGATACTGGCCTTCAGCAGTTAGTTTCTCAAAGGCATTCAACCCCTGAAAGTGACAAAACCACATCAGAGTCTTCAACTCTGAACCATGAGGCTGTGATGAAATCGTTAGCTCAGACATTTGCAGTTGTGGAAATGGACAGATGgaatgaagagagaaagaatgcCATAAAAACAAGTGACTGCTCAGAACCTGGTGACGGTAGTTATAGTGATAGTGATGAAGAGTGCACAGTTATAGGTGTTAGTGAAGACATGAGCAAAGAAAAGGAGGTAGATTCTGAGAGTGATACCAAACCAAGTAATCTTGAGTTCAACACAACTCAGGATAAAGATGATTCTGTTTTGTTAGTTCTCAGCAGTGATGAAAGCCAACAGTCTGAACACAGTGAGAATGAAGAGGACACCGTGTGTTTTGTTGAAAATAATGGTAACAAAGAGTCCCTAAATGGAGACTCAGAAAATCTGTCACATGACAATGCATTGTTTGTGATTGACACTACTCCCGGGTTGAGTGCTGATAAAAATTTTTACTTGGATGAAGAAGACAAGGCAGGTGAGGTTGccactgaggaggaggaggaggaggaagaggaagaaagtgaagaagaactatcAGACCATGACAGAAATAAAGATAATGAGTTTAGTGATGAAGACAACTTGCTAAGTAACACAAAATCTAAACT TCTGAAGTTGATGAGCAGCAGCATAGATACTGGACTGAATATTAAGGAGCTGGGTGGTTTGTATATTAATTTCAATGCAGACAAGGTACAGTTGAACAAGAGAACCCTAACacagatgaaagagaaaaggaaagatgag CTTCTGCAGAAAACTGTCATTACGCCTGAATTTGAAAAAAACTACTGTGTCCCACCATATAGTGAATCAAAATATAAACTTCAGAAAAAACGCAGA CAAGAGCGACAAAAAACAGCAGGTGATGGATGGTTTGGTATGAAAGCGCCAGAACTGACAGATGAACTGAAAAATGATCTCAAAGCACTGAAGATGAGAGCTAGCATGGACCCAAAAAGGTTTTACAAGAAAAATGATAGAGATGGCTTCCCTAAGTACTTCCAG aTTGGAACCATTGTTGACAATCCTGCTGACTTCTACCATTCACGAGTTcccaagaaacaaaggaagagaacTATTGTGGAGGAACTGCTGGCTGATTCTGagttcagaag atataACCGAAGGAAGTACTCAGAGATAATGGCTGAAAAGGCAGCAAATGCAGCAGGAAAGAAGTTTCGAAAGAAGAAGAAGTTCCGTAATTAA